A stretch of the Cervus canadensis isolate Bull #8, Minnesota chromosome 16, ASM1932006v1, whole genome shotgun sequence genome encodes the following:
- the LOC122454590 gene encoding uncharacterized protein LOC122454590 → MAGPTPPQHGAPRDLPVLNLEGSHGPGGRLWPQLQPRNWLLSRPHTSVRSLLRTRAFNPPQHGAAPRVPGPRRTPGPGCPPRTLTLHGSHQPDPRPLRDRPVLTSLRPHHRGSQAASVSDCPQSNIRTPRSRFADRLASLGGASGPRHIAGAEKPGRGLALYPVGRIQMAGSPSALAPGGSLCTRDAGPPAAYRSSKSSLNDKEGIY, encoded by the coding sequence ATGGCCGGCCCGACGCCCCCGCAACACGGGGCTCCCCGGGACCTCCCAGTTCTGAACCTGGAGGGCTCCCACGGCCCTGGGGGGCGCCTATGGCCTCAGCTTCAGCCGCGAAACTGGCTCCTGAGCCGGCCCCACACGTCAGTCAGGTCACTACTGCGGACTCGGGCTTTCAACCCACCTCAGCACGGGGCCGCTCCCAGGGTTCCAGGGCCCAGACGCACCCCGGGGCCCGGCTGCCCCCCAAGAACTTTGACTCTACACGGTTCCCACCAACCAGACCCCAGGCCTCTCCGGGACAGGCCCGTCCTGACCTCGCTGAGGCCCCACCACCGGGGCTCCCAGGCCGCTTCAGTGTCTGACTGCCCGCAGTCTAACATCCGGACCCCACGTTCCCGATTTGCCGACCGCCTGGCCAGCCTTGGTGGCGCCAGTGGCCCCAGACATATTGCAGGAGCCGAAAAACCAGGCCGCGGCCTGGCCTTGTATCCCGTCGGCCGGATCCAGATGGCCGGTTCACCCAGCGCTCTGGCACCTGGTGGGTCCCTGTGCACCCGGGATGCAGGACCACCTGCAGCATACCGCTCAAG